In Lemur catta isolate mLemCat1 chromosome 18, mLemCat1.pri, whole genome shotgun sequence, a genomic segment contains:
- the HYAL2 gene encoding hyaluronidase-2, translated as MWAGPGPTVILALVLTVAWAMELKPTAPPIFTGRPFVVAWDVPTQDCGPRLKVPLDLTAFDVQASPNEGFVNQNITIFYRDRLGLYPRFDSAGRSVHGGVPQNGSLWAHLKMLKRRVEHYIRTQEPAGLAVIDWEDWRPVWVRNWQDKDVYRRSSRQLVASRHPDWPSDRVVKQAQYEFEFAARQFMLETLRYVKAVRPQHLWGFYLFPDCYNHDYVQNWESYTGRCPDVEVARNDQLAWLWAESTALFPSVYLDETLASSAHGRNFVSFRVQEALRVAHTHHANHALPVYVFTRPTYSRRLTGLSEMDLISTIGESAALGAAGVILWGDAGYTTSTETCQYLKDYLTRLLVPYMVNVSWATQYCSWAQCHGHGRCVRRNPNTNTFLHLSAKSFRLVPGHAPGEPQLRPVGELSWADLDHLQTHFRCQCYLGWGGEQCQWDRRRAAGGASGTWAGSHLASLLALVALAFTWTL; from the exons ATGTGGGCAGGCCCAGGCCCCACTGTTATACTGGCCCTGGTGCTAACGGTGGCATGGGCCATGGAGCTCAAGCCCACAGCGCCACCCATCTTCACGGGCCGGCCCTTTGTGGTAGCGTGGGATGTGCCCACACAGGACTGTGGCCCACGCCTCAAGGTGCCACTGGACCTGACTGCCTTTGATGTGCAGGCCTCGCCTAATGAGGGTTTTGTGAACCAGAACATCACCATCTTCTATCGCGACCGTCTAGGGTTGTATCCACGCTTCGATTCAGCTGGGAGGTCTGTGCATGGTGGTGTGCCACAGAATGGCAGTCTCTGGGCACATCTGAAGATGCTGAAGAGACGTGTAGAGCACTACATTCGGACACAGGAGCCTGCGGGGCTGGCGGTTATTGACTGGGAGGACTGGCGGCCTGTGTGGGTGCGTAACTGGCAAGACAAGGATGTGTACCGCCGGTCATCACGCCAGCTGGTAGCCAGTCGCCACCCTGACTGGCCATCAGACCGAGTAGTCAAGCAGGCCCAGTATGAGTTTGAGTTCGCTGCACGGCAGTTCATGCTGGAGACACTACGCTATGTCAAAGCAGTTCGCCCCCAGCACCTCTGGGGCTTCTACCTCTTTCCTGACTGCTACAATCATGATTATGTGCAGAACTGGGAGAGCTACACAGGCCGCTGCCCTGATGTTGAGGTGGCCCGCAATGACCAGCTGGCCTGGCTATGGGCAGAGAGCACGGCCCTCTTCCCCTCTGTCTACCTGGACGAGACGCTCGCTTCCTCTGCCCATGGCCGCAACTTTGTCAGCTTCCGTGTTCAGGAGGCCCTTCGCGTGGCTCACACCCACCATGCCAATCATGCACTCCCAGTCTACGTCTTCACGCGGCCCACCTATAGCCGCAGGCTCACTGGGCTTAGTGAG ATGGACCTCATCTCTACCATTGGTGAGAGCGCAGCTCTGGGTGCAGCTGGTGTCATCCTCTGGGGCGACGCCGGGTATACCACAAGCACG GAGACCTGCCAGTACCTCAAGGATTACCTGACACGGCTGCTGGTCCCCTACATGGTCAATGTATCCTGGGCCACCCAGTATTGCAGTTGGGCCCAGTGTCATGGCCATGGGCGCTGTGTGCGCCGCAACCCCAATACCAATACCTTCCTGCACCTCAGCGCCAAGAGCTTCCGCCTAGTGCCTGGACACGCACCTGGTGAGCCCCAGCTGCGACCTGTGGGGGAGCTCAGCTGGGCTGACCTTGATCACCTGCAGACACATTTTCGCTGCCAGTGCTACTTGGGCTGGGGTGGCGAGCAATGCCAGTGGGACCGTAGGCGGGCAGCTGGAGGTGCCAGCGGGACCTGGGCTGGATCCCACCTCGCCAGCCTGCTGGCTTTGGTAGCCCTGGCCTTCACCTGGACCTTGTAG